A single window of Granulicella sibirica DNA harbors:
- a CDS encoding DUF58 domain-containing protein, with product MLQRFLDPTVLAGISSLDLIAKTVVDGFVTGLHRSPDFGFSQEFAEYRAYTPGDDLRHVDWNLFARTERTYLKRYRGETNSQLTILLDASNSMKYTSHAVTKMDYARYMAAALCYMAIHHQRDPAGLIVFDDEVRNYIRPSTRQGQLYRLLAGLEQAEPRARTDFSKPLGHFQEFLHRRGIVLVISDFYASPETIVKTIEPLRFHGSEVVLFHLLDPKEIHPEMRGPSILVDLETDQKIEVIPDYVKTEYRKKIDDHLEQMRDRTRAAGMGYHLLMTDKPLDKALTEYLSLRNRGL from the coding sequence ATGCTGCAGCGCTTTCTCGATCCCACGGTGCTCGCCGGTATCTCCAGTCTCGACCTGATAGCGAAGACGGTTGTGGACGGGTTCGTGACCGGGCTGCATCGCTCTCCGGACTTCGGCTTCAGCCAGGAGTTTGCGGAGTACCGGGCGTATACACCGGGGGACGATCTGCGGCACGTGGACTGGAACCTATTCGCGCGGACCGAGAGGACCTATCTCAAACGGTATCGCGGAGAGACGAACAGCCAGCTTACGATCCTTCTCGATGCAAGTAACTCGATGAAGTACACCTCGCATGCCGTGACGAAGATGGACTACGCACGCTACATGGCAGCCGCGCTCTGCTACATGGCCATCCATCATCAGCGCGACCCGGCCGGGCTGATCGTCTTCGATGACGAAGTGCGAAACTACATCCGCCCATCGACGCGTCAGGGCCAGCTCTATCGCTTGCTTGCAGGCTTGGAACAAGCTGAGCCACGTGCCAGAACCGACTTCAGCAAGCCGCTCGGACACTTCCAGGAGTTCCTGCATCGGCGCGGGATCGTACTCGTGATCTCGGACTTCTATGCCTCTCCGGAGACGATCGTGAAGACGATCGAGCCGCTGCGCTTTCATGGCAGCGAGGTGGTGCTGTTTCACTTGCTGGATCCGAAGGAGATCCATCCGGAGATGCGCGGCCCGTCCATCCTCGTCGATCTCGAGACGGATCAGAAGATCGAGGTCATCCCGGATTATGTAAAGACCGAATACCGCAAGAAGATAGACGATCACCTTGAGCAGATGCGGGATCGCACGCGGGCCGCGGGGATGGGCTATCACCTCCTGATGACGGATAAGCCGCTCGATAAGGCGCTGACCGAGTATCTCTCGCTAAGAAACAGGGGGCTCTAG
- a CDS encoding cyclic nucleotide-binding domain-containing protein yields MRKVLYLMGILNDIDVQWLATKGSKMLFEQGTTLITQGLPVQHLFIVLDGRLSVEVNSVQVATLMSGEVIGEISFVDSRPPLASVVALMPTIVLGIDKALLKQKLEADGQFGSRFYRAIALFLADRLRTTTSRLGYASNGREATIEDDPDELDADFMQVVSMANVRFDFLVRSVK; encoded by the coding sequence GTGAGAAAAGTTCTTTACCTGATGGGAATTCTCAACGACATCGACGTGCAATGGCTCGCCACCAAGGGAAGTAAGATGCTCTTCGAGCAGGGCACCACGCTCATCACGCAGGGTCTGCCCGTACAGCATCTTTTTATCGTGCTTGATGGACGGCTCTCAGTCGAAGTGAACAGCGTGCAGGTGGCCACGCTTATGTCGGGTGAAGTCATCGGCGAGATCTCGTTTGTCGATTCGCGACCACCCCTTGCTTCGGTGGTTGCCCTGATGCCTACGATTGTGCTCGGGATCGACAAGGCTCTCCTGAAACAGAAGCTTGAAGCTGATGGCCAGTTCGGCTCACGCTTTTACCGTGCCATCGCCCTGTTTCTCGCTGACCGCCTCCGCACCACGACGAGCCGGCTTGGTTATGCGTCGAACGGTCGCGAAGCGACGATTGAGGATGATCCTGATGAACTTGACGCCGACTTCATGCAGGTCGTCTCGATGGCGAATGTGCGATTCGATTTCCTGGTGCGCTCGGTGAAGTAG
- a CDS encoding AAA family ATPase: MEMVTGLEQDTAQLQQRIERFHTVRDSIMAQVRQVIVGQDDVLDQILIALFVGGHCLITGMPGTAKTLMVRTIAQTLGLSFKRIQFTPDLMPSDITGTDIIDEDITTGHRKWTFVQGPIFGNVVLADEINRTPPKTQAAMLEAMQERSCTVRGHVYKLPAPFFVLATQNPIELEGTYPLPEAQLDRFLFNSLLDYLSASDELKVVDLTTATKTPEVVAVTNAEELLGFQQLVRMVPIGDSLARYVVNLVRATRHKSENAPDFIKKYVNYGGSIRAAQFIVLAAKARALSRKRYHVTYEDITSLAIPVLRHRILLNFHAESERIDSDEILRRLIAHLPPPKES; this comes from the coding sequence ATGGAGATGGTAACCGGACTCGAGCAGGATACGGCTCAACTGCAGCAGCGCATCGAGCGCTTCCACACTGTGCGCGATAGCATCATGGCGCAGGTGCGACAGGTGATCGTGGGCCAGGACGACGTGCTGGACCAGATCCTGATCGCGCTCTTCGTCGGCGGCCACTGCCTGATCACCGGCATGCCCGGCACGGCGAAGACGCTGATGGTGCGAACCATCGCGCAGACGCTTGGGCTCAGTTTCAAACGCATCCAGTTCACGCCGGACCTGATGCCTTCGGACATTACGGGCACGGACATCATCGATGAGGACATCACCACGGGCCATCGCAAGTGGACCTTCGTGCAGGGTCCCATCTTCGGCAACGTTGTGCTTGCGGATGAGATCAACCGCACGCCGCCCAAGACGCAGGCTGCGATGCTCGAGGCCATGCAGGAACGCTCCTGCACCGTACGCGGGCATGTCTATAAGTTACCCGCGCCGTTCTTTGTGCTGGCAACGCAGAATCCGATCGAACTCGAAGGGACATACCCCCTTCCCGAGGCGCAGTTAGATCGCTTCCTCTTCAACTCCCTCCTCGATTACCTGAGCGCAAGTGATGAGTTGAAGGTCGTGGACCTGACGACCGCCACGAAGACGCCTGAGGTCGTGGCAGTTACAAATGCGGAGGAGTTACTCGGATTCCAGCAGCTTGTGCGCATGGTGCCTATCGGAGACTCGCTGGCACGGTATGTCGTCAACCTTGTACGAGCGACACGGCATAAAAGCGAGAACGCTCCGGACTTCATAAAAAAATACGTGAACTACGGCGGAAGTATTCGCGCCGCACAGTTCATCGTCCTCGCCGCGAAGGCACGAGCGCTCTCGCGGAAGCGCTACCACGTGACCTACGAAGACATTACATCGCTTGCTATTCCTGTTCTGCGCCATCGCATTCTGCTGAACTTCCATGCCGAGTCGGAACGAATCGACTCCGACGAGATCCTTCGCCGGCTCATCGCTCATCTGCCACCACCGAAGGAATCCTGA
- a CDS encoding vWA domain-containing protein: protein MGFLSPWFLLGLGALALPVYVHLLRRHTTEPRPVSSLMFFEAGTQSSTKHRRLRYLLLFALRALLVLLAVLAFANPFLRRTSASASDTLLLVAVDRSYSMNAGTRLADAKKGGLDVLAARRLSQRAQVLVLGEKLEILTQPIQDSGALRAAVEGIQPGDSHGTFGELGRGMRAMAETVHTPIELHLFSDMQASNMPANFADMVMPGNVRLVLHPIDTAVVPNWTVESVEAPGQLVDTKKARTVAVIAGHGTPAASRVVSLVVSGTVVATRKVDVPANGRATVTFDGLDVPYGTSRCEVRVESSDRFPADDVSLFAVKRADPERVLFVHQAGDARSPLYFGAALAAAAQASFVLQTITPEQAADVDPAKYAFVVLSDVVTIPSILENSLIRNVQSGGSVLIAAGASGTHRGRIPVYGANVLDGKFYSREGGFASVAQIDASHPSMKEAGGWPAMKFFYASIVDPGQARVVARLTDGTPLLLDKQVGEGHVVVFASGLDNVTNDLPLHPAFVPFVEQTARYLSGADRLSGARVVDSFVQLRSGAASGAGVDIVAPDGRHPLSLSEAATAQSFQLAHAGFYQVRFVNGRDSLIAVNPDRRESDLQPISEDVLKLWSGSASDTPTGTDATAQPTEHVASLWWWFMLCLLVVALCESVLASRYLGTQREEA from the coding sequence ATGGGCTTCCTCTCGCCATGGTTTCTACTTGGGCTCGGAGCGCTGGCGCTGCCGGTCTATGTTCATCTGCTGCGACGGCATACGACGGAGCCGCGTCCAGTAAGCTCGCTGATGTTCTTTGAGGCCGGGACACAGAGTTCGACGAAGCATCGAAGGCTGCGCTATCTGCTTCTGTTCGCGCTGCGTGCGCTCCTCGTGCTGCTCGCGGTCCTTGCCTTTGCGAATCCATTTCTGCGGAGAACTTCAGCTTCCGCGAGCGACACTCTCCTTTTGGTTGCGGTCGATCGTTCCTACAGTATGAATGCCGGGACACGGCTGGCAGATGCGAAGAAAGGTGGTCTTGATGTGCTGGCTGCGCGCCGCCTTTCGCAGCGAGCGCAGGTCCTTGTTCTTGGCGAAAAGCTTGAGATCCTTACGCAGCCGATTCAGGATTCAGGAGCGTTACGGGCCGCCGTCGAAGGGATTCAGCCTGGTGATTCGCATGGAACCTTCGGCGAGTTAGGACGCGGCATGCGAGCCATGGCCGAAACGGTTCATACGCCGATCGAGCTGCACCTTTTCAGCGATATGCAGGCGTCGAACATGCCCGCGAACTTCGCCGATATGGTGATGCCGGGCAACGTGCGGCTCGTTCTGCATCCGATCGACACGGCGGTGGTGCCGAACTGGACGGTGGAGAGCGTCGAGGCGCCGGGGCAGCTGGTCGACACCAAGAAGGCGCGAACGGTAGCCGTGATTGCCGGACACGGAACACCCGCGGCTTCGCGCGTCGTGTCGCTTGTGGTGAGCGGGACTGTCGTAGCAACGCGCAAGGTGGACGTGCCCGCGAATGGCCGGGCGACGGTCACATTCGACGGGCTCGACGTGCCGTATGGGACGAGCCGGTGCGAGGTGCGCGTCGAGTCTTCGGACCGCTTTCCTGCGGACGATGTAAGCCTGTTCGCGGTGAAGCGGGCCGACCCGGAGCGAGTGTTGTTTGTCCATCAGGCGGGAGACGCGCGGTCGCCCCTGTATTTCGGCGCGGCTCTTGCGGCAGCGGCGCAAGCGTCCTTTGTGCTGCAGACGATTACCCCCGAGCAAGCGGCGGACGTGGATCCGGCGAAATACGCCTTCGTGGTGCTGTCAGATGTGGTGACGATCCCGTCCATCCTCGAAAACAGTCTCATCCGCAACGTGCAGAGCGGAGGAAGCGTGCTGATCGCGGCCGGTGCTTCAGGAACACATCGAGGACGGATCCCGGTGTATGGAGCGAATGTGCTGGACGGTAAGTTCTACTCGCGTGAGGGCGGATTCGCCTCCGTCGCGCAGATAGATGCGTCGCATCCTTCGATGAAGGAGGCGGGCGGGTGGCCGGCGATGAAGTTCTTCTATGCTTCGATCGTCGATCCGGGGCAGGCACGTGTGGTGGCGAGGCTGACGGACGGAACACCGCTCCTGCTGGATAAGCAGGTCGGCGAGGGGCATGTAGTCGTGTTTGCGTCGGGTCTCGATAATGTGACGAACGATCTCCCATTGCATCCCGCGTTCGTGCCGTTCGTGGAGCAGACGGCGCGCTATCTTTCGGGCGCAGACAGGCTAAGTGGCGCGCGGGTGGTGGACTCGTTCGTGCAGCTTCGGAGCGGCGCCGCATCCGGGGCCGGCGTGGATATCGTTGCGCCGGACGGACGTCATCCCTTGTCACTGAGTGAAGCGGCCACGGCACAGTCGTTCCAGCTTGCCCACGCGGGGTTCTACCAGGTGCGCTTTGTAAACGGGCGGGATTCGCTGATCGCGGTCAACCCCGATCGGCGGGAGTCCGATTTACAGCCGATTTCGGAAGACGTGCTGAAGCTCTGGAGCGGGAGCGCGTCTGACACGCCGACGGGAACGGACGCGACGGCGCAGCCGACGGAACACGTCGCAAGCCTGTGGTGGTGGTTTATGCTGTGTCTACTCGTGGTCGCGCTCTGCGAATCCGTCCTCGCAAGCCGATACCTGGGCACGCAGCGGGAGGAAGCATGA
- a CDS encoding peptidase MA family metallohydrolase: MNRLGIAAVVLLALASADCCVAESATPASCRVLRKHGHAGEAAKCFETLSRSDDPYLRAEGFWGLRQFDQANEAFRTAVASPASKPLYRVRWGLLLHERFNNKDSVDLFHEALAQDPSNAQAYYGLALVRSEDFDGKAAEYAAKAATLDPKMVEAHELLADLALSDSKPQDAVVEADKAIALAPQGDALDAMAVRAAVELIADRSPDAWFAKISAVNPSYGEGYALVARQLVLNRRYKDGVAYYRKAIEADPKLWSAHEQLGINLMRLGEEKEPREQLELCFNNGQRDAATVNSLRLLDSYSSFVTYRDDTTILRLRKKEAELLRPYFEPELHKAMATYQKKYGVTLPDPVQLEVYPDHEDFAVRTMGMPGLGALGVTFGEVVAMDSPSGRKPGDFNWGSTLWHEMSHVYILQATNHRVPRWFTEGLAVHEEGAASPEWSNRLTPEIVAAIRDKKLLPVADMDRGFIYPEYPTQVIVSYFQAGTICDYIQQRWGDAALMGMVHSFAARKTTAEALQENLQITPGGFDKAYSTWLDQRTGVTVKNFDTWRAQLKDLVEKSKAKDYKDVIAEAPQTMKLYPEYIGDANAYEQLAVAQIADGDKQGATATLTAYEKMGGQSPDALKKLASLEEDLGQKQEAAATLDRVNFIYPEDEAMHRHLGDLWLGLGNNPGAVREYSAVLALGPLDRASAEYNVAQAYMAEGDRAKAEENVLEALEVAPGFRPAQKLLLELEAKKQGTATDSPK, from the coding sequence GTGAACCGGCTCGGCATTGCGGCGGTAGTGCTGCTGGCTTTGGCCAGCGCGGATTGCTGCGTCGCCGAATCAGCCACGCCGGCTAGTTGCCGGGTGTTGCGCAAGCACGGTCATGCAGGCGAAGCGGCGAAGTGCTTCGAGACCTTGAGCCGAAGTGACGACCCCTACCTGAGGGCCGAGGGGTTCTGGGGACTCCGGCAGTTCGATCAGGCAAATGAAGCTTTTCGCACGGCGGTGGCAAGTCCGGCGAGCAAGCCTCTATACCGCGTGCGGTGGGGACTTTTGCTGCACGAGCGGTTCAATAACAAGGACTCGGTCGACCTCTTTCACGAGGCGCTCGCGCAGGACCCGTCAAACGCACAGGCTTACTACGGGCTGGCGCTTGTACGTAGTGAGGATTTCGACGGGAAGGCCGCCGAGTACGCGGCGAAAGCAGCGACGCTCGATCCGAAGATGGTCGAGGCGCATGAGCTTCTGGCAGATCTCGCGCTGTCAGACTCCAAACCGCAGGACGCGGTTGTCGAAGCCGACAAGGCGATTGCGCTGGCCCCACAGGGAGATGCGCTCGACGCGATGGCAGTGCGAGCGGCAGTCGAGTTGATCGCGGATCGCTCGCCGGATGCCTGGTTTGCGAAGATAAGCGCCGTGAACCCATCTTACGGCGAGGGTTATGCGCTTGTAGCGCGTCAGCTTGTGCTGAACCGGCGCTACAAGGATGGGGTTGCGTACTACCGGAAGGCCATCGAGGCTGATCCGAAGCTATGGTCTGCTCATGAGCAGTTAGGCATCAACCTGATGCGGCTCGGCGAAGAGAAGGAACCACGAGAGCAGCTCGAGCTTTGCTTCAACAACGGTCAACGCGATGCCGCCACGGTGAACAGCCTGCGGCTGCTCGACAGCTACAGCAGCTTCGTAACGTACCGGGACGACACGACCATTCTTCGGCTGCGCAAGAAGGAGGCCGAGCTTCTTCGGCCTTACTTCGAACCCGAGTTACACAAGGCCATGGCGACGTACCAGAAGAAGTACGGCGTGACGCTCCCGGACCCGGTGCAGTTGGAGGTCTATCCGGATCACGAGGACTTTGCTGTGCGAACGATGGGCATGCCGGGGCTTGGAGCGCTTGGTGTAACCTTCGGCGAGGTCGTCGCAATGGATAGCCCGTCAGGACGCAAACCGGGCGACTTTAACTGGGGGAGCACGCTGTGGCACGAGATGAGCCACGTCTACATCCTGCAGGCAACAAACCATCGTGTGCCACGCTGGTTTACCGAGGGGCTTGCCGTGCATGAGGAAGGTGCGGCGTCACCCGAGTGGAGCAACCGGCTGACACCAGAGATCGTAGCCGCTATACGGGATAAGAAGCTCTTACCAGTTGCGGACATGGATCGCGGCTTCATCTATCCGGAGTATCCGACGCAGGTCATCGTCTCATACTTCCAGGCCGGTACAATCTGCGATTACATCCAGCAGCGTTGGGGCGATGCGGCGCTCATGGGTATGGTGCACTCCTTTGCAGCGCGGAAGACGACGGCTGAGGCTCTTCAGGAAAATCTACAGATAACCCCTGGGGGGTTCGATAAGGCGTACAGCACGTGGCTCGACCAACGCACCGGAGTTACGGTCAAGAACTTCGACACCTGGCGCGCGCAGTTGAAGGATCTCGTGGAGAAATCAAAAGCCAAGGACTACAAGGACGTCATCGCCGAAGCTCCGCAAACAATGAAGCTCTATCCCGAGTACATCGGCGACGCAAACGCTTATGAGCAGCTAGCGGTGGCACAGATAGCGGATGGTGATAAGCAAGGCGCAACGGCTACCTTGACGGCATACGAGAAGATGGGTGGCCAAAGCCCCGATGCGCTGAAGAAACTCGCATCTCTCGAAGAGGATCTTGGACAAAAGCAGGAGGCCGCGGCGACTCTCGATCGCGTGAACTTCATTTACCCCGAGGATGAAGCCATGCATCGCCACCTCGGCGACCTGTGGCTTGGGCTTGGCAACAACCCTGGTGCGGTGCGGGAATACTCCGCAGTGCTCGCGCTTGGCCCGCTTGATCGCGCGTCGGCAGAGTACAACGTTGCGCAGGCGTACATGGCAGAGGGCGACCGTGCCAAGGCCGAGGAGAATGTGCTCGAGGCGCTTGAGGTCGCTCCCGGCTTTCGTCCGGCGCAGAAGTTGTTACTCGAGTTAGAAGCGAAGAAGCAAGGCACCGCAACCGATAGCCCGAAGTAA
- a CDS encoding glutamine amidotransferase, which produces MFSFLFKYPIPVFTKGKFILLGAWPGWLLLVLMVAAAAGLGVLIRAQLPGASPLMQTWRAGVIWGLQASLVALVLLLLWQPAMTVAELKSQQNMIAVVVDDSRSMAIADGDSGATREASAIKELEGGVLDGLRKRFQVRLYRLDGGLRRAAKTDEIKAGAAATHIGDGLKQLTAETSDLPVGAVVLLSDGSENAGGIDVETIGALRNRRLPVHTIGFGRERMDRDVEMGDVTAASRAMLNSRVTATVSFHQRGYAGAKGTLSVKDGDKVLASREVTFGRDGATQNETVFFNAGSAGARTLAFSVGLMPGEENTANNQVTRLLSVATDKRRILYVEGEPRWEYKFIRRAADDDPEVQVVSMLRTTENKIYRQGISDPKELADGFPTRAEDLFGYQAIIIGSVEAQYFTPTQQELLREFVDRRGGGVLFLGGRFALADGGWGATSVADLLPTFLPNTKGTFRRDPATVQLTAAGEASAITRLIDDPAKNAARWKTLPYLADYEDPGSPKPGATVLAEMRAGRSMPLLVTQNYGRGRTALMATSGTWRWQMSSTLGDPAHDLFWRQILRWMSAESPGRVVATTATQELQDEGTVRLTATVRDKDYEPAGDARVTAHFNGPDGSSAVVEMAPVPNAPGNFEANWTAGKAGACLAEVTASRGKEELGKDVVAFERNDGMAENFHTEQNRELLEKLSAETGGRYWKRDELGRLPGEISYSEAGISVRDTKELWDMPVVFLALLGLGATEWLLRRKWGVV; this is translated from the coding sequence ATGTTTTCTTTCTTATTCAAGTACCCGATCCCGGTGTTTACCAAAGGCAAGTTCATCCTGCTTGGCGCGTGGCCGGGATGGCTTCTACTGGTGCTGATGGTAGCGGCCGCGGCTGGCCTGGGCGTCCTGATTCGAGCCCAGCTGCCAGGAGCTTCGCCGCTGATGCAGACGTGGCGAGCCGGGGTGATCTGGGGTCTGCAGGCGTCGCTTGTTGCCCTTGTGCTCCTTTTGCTGTGGCAGCCGGCGATGACGGTTGCGGAGTTGAAGTCGCAGCAGAACATGATTGCCGTGGTCGTCGACGACTCGCGCAGCATGGCGATCGCGGACGGCGATTCGGGCGCAACACGGGAGGCCTCGGCGATCAAAGAGCTTGAGGGAGGCGTTCTGGATGGGCTGCGAAAGAGGTTCCAGGTGCGACTTTACCGGCTGGACGGAGGGCTGCGGCGAGCGGCGAAGACGGACGAGATCAAGGCTGGAGCCGCGGCGACGCATATCGGCGACGGGCTGAAGCAGTTGACGGCGGAGACGAGCGATCTGCCGGTAGGAGCAGTTGTGCTGCTGAGCGATGGCTCGGAGAACGCGGGAGGGATCGACGTGGAGACGATCGGCGCGCTCAGGAACCGGAGGCTCCCGGTGCATACGATCGGGTTCGGCAGGGAGCGGATGGATCGCGATGTCGAGATGGGGGATGTGACGGCGGCCTCGCGGGCAATGCTGAACTCACGCGTGACGGCCACGGTGAGCTTCCATCAGCGCGGGTACGCCGGAGCGAAGGGCACGCTGTCCGTCAAAGATGGAGATAAGGTGCTCGCCTCGCGTGAGGTGACGTTTGGCCGCGATGGGGCGACACAGAACGAGACCGTCTTCTTCAATGCCGGATCGGCAGGAGCGAGGACCCTAGCCTTCTCAGTAGGCCTGATGCCCGGCGAGGAGAATACGGCGAACAACCAGGTGACCCGTCTGCTAAGCGTCGCAACGGACAAGCGGCGGATCCTGTACGTCGAGGGTGAGCCCCGGTGGGAGTACAAGTTCATTCGTCGAGCGGCGGACGACGATCCGGAGGTGCAGGTCGTCTCCATGCTGCGGACGACGGAGAACAAAATCTATCGCCAGGGAATCAGCGACCCGAAGGAGCTGGCAGACGGATTTCCGACAAGAGCGGAGGACCTGTTCGGGTACCAGGCGATCATCATCGGGTCGGTCGAGGCACAGTACTTCACGCCGACGCAGCAGGAGTTGTTGCGGGAGTTTGTAGACCGGCGTGGCGGCGGGGTACTCTTCCTCGGCGGCCGCTTCGCGCTTGCAGACGGAGGCTGGGGTGCGACGAGCGTAGCGGACCTTCTGCCTACCTTTCTCCCTAACACTAAGGGCACGTTTCGGCGTGATCCGGCCACGGTGCAGTTGACCGCTGCGGGCGAGGCAAGCGCGATCACGCGGCTGATCGATGATCCCGCGAAGAATGCAGCGCGATGGAAGACGCTGCCGTATCTCGCGGACTACGAGGATCCCGGCAGCCCGAAGCCGGGAGCGACGGTGCTGGCCGAGATGCGTGCGGGGCGGTCGATGCCTCTGCTGGTGACGCAGAACTACGGGCGCGGGCGCACAGCGCTCATGGCGACGTCAGGAACGTGGCGCTGGCAGATGAGTTCGACGCTTGGGGATCCGGCGCACGATCTTTTCTGGCGGCAGATCCTCCGGTGGATGTCGGCGGAGTCTCCGGGGCGTGTCGTGGCAACGACGGCGACGCAAGAGCTGCAGGACGAAGGCACGGTGCGGCTGACGGCGACAGTGCGGGATAAAGACTATGAGCCTGCAGGGGACGCGCGGGTGACGGCGCACTTCAACGGCCCTGACGGTTCTTCAGCAGTGGTGGAGATGGCTCCGGTACCGAATGCTCCGGGTAACTTCGAGGCGAACTGGACGGCGGGAAAGGCCGGAGCGTGTCTGGCCGAAGTCACGGCGAGTCGGGGGAAAGAAGAGCTCGGCAAGGATGTCGTTGCGTTCGAGCGGAACGACGGCATGGCGGAGAACTTTCATACCGAACAGAACCGGGAACTGCTGGAGAAGCTATCAGCGGAGACTGGCGGAAGGTACTGGAAGCGCGACGAGTTAGGGAGGCTGCCCGGGGAGATCTCGTACTCGGAGGCGGGCATCTCGGTGCGAGATACGAAGGAGCTCTGGGACATGCCGGTTGTCTTCCTGGCGCTGCTCGGGCTGGGCGCAACCGAATGGCTTCTGCGGCGGAAGTGGGGTGTCGTGTGA